From the genome of Deltaproteobacteria bacterium:
AGGTGTGGTAGGGGGTTTAGTTGGCGCATTGGGCGGCTTAGGCGGCTTTTTCTGCCCAATAATATTTGGATATCTGCTTAAATTTACAGGTCTCTGGACTAGTTGCTGGATGTTTATGTTCATCCTCTCCGCTGCCTGTCTAATATGGATGCACTCCGTAGTTCAATCCATGCTCCGCAGCAAAGATCCAAATTTACTAAGAGAGCTAGAGAAAAAGTAAGCTGTACTACTTTTCACAACTAAGTCTTTTTATCTCCGAGCGCAAGGCTTCTAGCTCCTTTGCAAAGCTACCTGAAAGCACCGGAAACCTACAAGCCGTCTTTGGATCCAAGCTATAGTCATCGACATGAAAACAAATGGCAAACCTCTCTCTCTTCCACTGATTACGCGCCCACAAGCGAAAAAATTTCTCAATCCATTCGCCCAATTTCTCAACGCGTTCTTCGGAAAACTCTTCGCTTAAAAGTCGCAAAATATCTACCGGACAAAGTTTTTTTTCAACGGCTAGTTGCTCGATTTTATCTAGCACATCGTACGGCATTAAGTCGTCCTCATCTCGCTGTCCTGCTCTTAGCTCCGCTGAGGGCTTAAGACTATTGACCAAACATAAAGCATCGCGAACTTCTGCTGGCAAATCCTCGCGCTTTTCCATCCACATAAGCCATTCGAGTAAAAAATGTTTTGAAACTCCACCGATAGGATTTATACAGCCACTAGTATCCCCATCCATAGTAGCATATCCAACAGCTGCTTCGCTGCGATTTGAGCACACTAGCAAAATCTTGCCAGACAAATTCGCCACCATCCACACTCCGGGGGATCTGACTCGCGCTTGAACATTTTCTCGTGATAGAGCCCAATCTTCGCCACTGCTATTTAGATCTATTGTTAAGGCCGAACCTACGTTTCTCTCAACATCTCCCACGAGCGCATCTATGTCCCAGCTAATAAACTGAGCGCCTATAGCACTTGCTAGTGTGGCAGCCGACTGCCTAGTTTCCTTGGAGCTGAACTTCGTCCCTTGAAAAACGCATGTTAAGACTTTATTTAGTAGGTCATTATTCGCAATAGCCGCTGCATTCATTCCCCTCATCCACCCCAATCTCGCAAATGTTCCTTCTACGCCGAGCTCATTAACGGCGCGTCTAACCATGAGCCACACCAACATGGCGACGGAGCTAGAATCTGCGCCACCGCTAAGCGAAATTACAAAGCCTTTTAGCTTGCTCTTTCTCAAGTAATCAAAAAGTCCGAGCGTAATCGCGGCAATAAACTCATCGTACTTGGTCGTAGCTTTTGCAAGAGGTGTTCTCGGATCTAAACCGCTAACAATATCTCTGCCAAGTTTAATGCGGCCATCGCAAACTTTAACCATTCTGGCAGCGGCTTCTGGCTTAAACGCATAAAGTTTAGCTCGAGCCATTCGCGTCGCCTCTATGTCTATAATCGCCGTTGTCAATTCGACTGGATTGAGCGAAAACCGCTGTCCTTCTGCCACGATTTTTCCCAAAGTTGCGATCATGCAATCGCCATCGTAGATTATGCGACCGGCTTCGTTTCCCAAAAGATTGGAGTACAAGTAAGAGACTCCGAAAACCCGACTGCCCTCGCTAACTAAATCGCGGCGGACCTCGTGTTTCCCAAACGCAAAGTGAGATGCGCTGGGGTTTAAAATAATATCCGCTCCGACTGCTGCTAGGTGGCGTCCAGGACGCTTTGCCACCCACGCATCTTCGCAAATTTCTATGCCAATAACTATTTCGTCAATCTCAAAGTAGATATCGCCTATCGGATATTTAGCTCCAGCAACGGCAACTTCTCCAACAAATCCGCTGGGCCAGGATTTAAACCACCTCGGTTCATAATGTACGCCATCGCCGGCTAGATTCTGCTTGGCATAAAACCCCTGAATTTCCCTATCTGCA
Proteins encoded in this window:
- the nadE gene encoding NAD(+) synthase is translated as MRLIKVGAAALNQTPIAWGENLDNIVRVIELAKGQGVEVLCLPELCISGYGVQDFFHSTGVLEEALASLVERIVPICEGIIVSVGLPMYWQGALYNCTCVVADREIQGFYAKQNLAGDGVHYEPRWFKSWPSGFVGEVAVAGAKYPIGDIYFEIDEIVIGIEICEDAWVAKRPGRHLAAVGADIILNPSASHFAFGKHEVRRDLVSEGSRVFGVSYLYSNLLGNEAGRIIYDGDCMIATLGKIVAEGQRFSLNPVELTTAIIDIEATRMARAKLYAFKPEAAARMVKVCDGRIKLGRDIVSGLDPRTPLAKATTKYDEFIAAITLGLFDYLRKSKLKGFVISLSGGADSSSVAMLVWLMVRRAVNELGVEGTFARLGWMRGMNAAAIANNDLLNKVLTCVFQGTKFSSKETRQSAATLASAIGAQFISWDIDALVGDVERNVGSALTIDLNSSGEDWALSRENVQARVRSPGVWMVANLSGKILLVCSNRSEAAVGYATMDGDTSGCINPIGGVSKHFLLEWLMWMEKREDLPAEVRDALCLVNSLKPSAELRAGQRDEDDLMPYDVLDKIEQLAVEKKLCPVDILRLLSEEFSEERVEKLGEWIEKFFRLWARNQWKRERFAICFHVDDYSLDPKTACRFPVLSGSFAKELEALRSEIKRLSCEK